One region of Peribacillus simplex genomic DNA includes:
- the xerD gene encoding site-specific tyrosine recombinase XerD: protein MENQIRDFIHFLTIEKGLAKNTLVSYERDLRSYWSYLKDVETINDWNDSRRVNILHFLVHLKDQGKSSKTLARHIASIRSFHQFLLREKVTDQDPSIHIETPKPERSLPKVLSMEEVEALLEAPKILDEFGLRDKAMLELMYATGMRVSELISMDVGDVHGSMGFVRCVGKGKKERIIPIGQTALSAIEHYMEGARGRLASPKHRTDSLFLNHHGNRLTRQGFWKILKKLVKSAQIEKEITPHTLRHSFATHLLMNGADLRAVQEMLGHADISTTQIYTHITNVRIKDVYSKFHPRA, encoded by the coding sequence ATGGAGAATCAAATTAGGGATTTCATTCATTTTTTAACCATTGAAAAAGGACTTGCCAAGAATACGCTCGTTTCCTATGAGCGCGACTTAAGGTCATATTGGAGCTATCTGAAAGATGTTGAAACCATTAACGACTGGAATGATTCACGGCGGGTGAACATCTTGCATTTTCTCGTCCATTTGAAGGATCAAGGGAAATCATCGAAGACGCTAGCGCGCCATATTGCCTCCATTCGATCTTTTCATCAATTTCTTCTAAGGGAAAAGGTAACCGATCAGGATCCGTCCATACATATAGAAACGCCAAAGCCGGAACGAAGCCTTCCAAAAGTATTAAGCATGGAAGAGGTTGAAGCATTATTGGAAGCCCCGAAGATATTGGATGAATTCGGATTACGCGATAAGGCGATGCTGGAACTGATGTATGCGACAGGTATGCGTGTCAGTGAATTGATATCCATGGATGTGGGGGATGTCCATGGATCGATGGGTTTTGTCCGTTGCGTAGGGAAAGGAAAAAAAGAGAGGATCATTCCGATTGGGCAAACGGCATTGAGTGCCATTGAACATTATATGGAAGGGGCTCGAGGGAGATTGGCCAGCCCCAAGCACAGGACGGATTCACTTTTTTTGAATCATCATGGCAACAGGCTGACAAGACAGGGATTTTGGAAAATTCTAAAAAAACTTGTAAAATCGGCACAAATAGAAAAAGAAATTACACCACATACACTGCGTCATTCTTTCGCGACACATCTATTGATGAATGGGGCTGATTTACGTGCCGTCCAAGAAATGCTGGGTCATGCGGATATTTCGACAACTCAAATTTATACACATATTACGAACGTACGGATCAAGGATGTCTATTCAAAATTCCATCCGCGAGCTTAA
- a CDS encoding YqzK family protein gives MMKTSLSLVLHTAKVMILFVSFTVLFYIGMVWLNQEYQSYHRYDEPKGMAVKVSKAVDTGDDAWLERLMLFYLNGE, from the coding sequence ATGATGAAAACATCCTTATCGCTTGTTTTGCATACGGCTAAAGTGATGATTCTCTTTGTTAGCTTCACTGTTCTTTTTTATATAGGAATGGTATGGTTGAATCAGGAATATCAAAGTTATCATCGTTATGATGAGCCCAAAGGTATGGCTGTAAAAGTATCAAAGGCAGTTGATACGGGTGATGATGCATGGCTTGAACGCTTAATGTTGTTTTATTTAAACGGGGAGTAA
- a CDS encoding Fur family transcriptional regulator — MENRIDRIKKQLHSSSYKLTPQREATVRVLLEHEEDHLSAEDVYLLVKEKSPEIGLATVYRTLELLTELKIVDKINFGDGVSRYDLRQEGAAHFHHHLVCVECGAVDEIQEDLLEDVEDIVERDWNFKIKDHRLTFHGICHRCHGKEENKGE, encoded by the coding sequence ATAGAAAATAGAATTGATAGGATAAAAAAGCAGTTGCACTCGTCCAGCTACAAATTAACGCCTCAGCGAGAAGCGACCGTCCGCGTTTTACTTGAGCATGAAGAGGATCATTTAAGCGCAGAAGACGTTTACCTCCTTGTTAAAGAAAAGTCGCCGGAAATTGGATTGGCAACAGTTTACCGTACGCTAGAGTTGCTGACTGAATTGAAGATAGTAGATAAAATTAACTTTGGAGACGGGGTTTCCCGTTATGATTTAAGACAAGAAGGAGCTGCGCATTTCCACCATCATCTTGTTTGTGTGGAATGTGGCGCGGTAGATGAGATCCAAGAAGACCTGCTTGAAGACGTAGAAGACATTGTGGAACGCGACTGGAACTTCAAGATAAAAGACCATAGATTAACCTTTCATGGCATTTGCCATCGATGTCATGGCAAAGAAGAAAATAAAGGTGAATGA
- the spoIIM gene encoding stage II sporulation protein M, producing MKKKSVVQNAVMKHINEHSSLYVFITVLFLMGVIFGAVLVNSLSFTQKEDLFYYLSQFFGQVSKGEFASSHDMFSQSIMHNIKYIGVIWILGISVIGLPVILVLLFIKGMVVGFTVGFLVNQMGWSGFLLSFVAILPQNIFIVPIFIVITVLAVSLSMKMISRIFLKQVREPLKPIISRYIFSLVLSGLFLITAAAFEAYLSPSLMKNVVSLLGN from the coding sequence ATGAAAAAAAAATCTGTCGTACAAAATGCCGTAATGAAACATATTAACGAACATTCCTCATTATATGTCTTTATCACCGTGCTTTTTTTGATGGGTGTCATTTTTGGGGCAGTACTGGTGAATAGTTTGAGCTTTACCCAAAAGGAGGACTTGTTCTATTATTTATCGCAATTTTTCGGACAAGTTTCCAAAGGTGAATTTGCTTCTTCGCATGATATGTTCAGCCAAAGTATTATGCATAATATAAAATATATCGGCGTCATCTGGATTCTCGGAATATCGGTCATAGGTTTGCCGGTCATCTTGGTTTTGTTATTTATAAAAGGAATGGTTGTTGGATTCACAGTCGGCTTTTTAGTCAATCAAATGGGATGGAGTGGGTTCTTATTATCGTTCGTCGCCATTCTGCCCCAAAATATATTCATAGTCCCGATATTCATCGTGATAACCGTCCTTGCCGTCTCACTATCAATGAAAATGATCAGCCGGATTTTCCTTAAGCAGGTCCGTGAGCCGCTTAAGCCGATAATATCACGGTATATTTTCTCGTTGGTTTTGTCGGGGTTATTTTTGATAACAGCTGCTGCATTTGAAGCGTACCTATCCCCTTCTTTAATGAAAAATGTCGTAAGCTTATTGGGAAATTGA
- a CDS encoding GNAT family N-acetyltransferase, protein MKAILMDFPEKIETPRLYLRPCQPGDGLDVYEAIVHSKYELKQWLPFAHQDASSETLERNVLKAFADFILKEDIRLHIYRKEDDQFIGSTGLHRINWDIPKFEIGYWIDTRYSKQGYITEAIEKLTKFAFYHYGAKRVEIRCDPKNIASRRIPEKLGYTFEGTLRYDCLSADGKELRDTSIYAKTTY, encoded by the coding sequence ATGAAAGCTATATTAATGGATTTCCCAGAGAAGATTGAAACCCCCCGATTATATCTAAGGCCTTGTCAGCCTGGTGATGGCCTTGACGTTTACGAAGCCATTGTCCATTCTAAATATGAATTGAAACAGTGGTTGCCCTTTGCCCATCAGGATGCCTCTTCGGAAACTTTAGAACGGAATGTTCTGAAGGCTTTTGCGGACTTTATTTTAAAAGAGGATATTAGACTTCATATTTATAGAAAAGAAGACGACCAATTCATCGGCTCCACTGGTCTGCATCGAATTAACTGGGATATCCCTAAATTTGAAATTGGCTATTGGATTGATACGAGGTACAGTAAACAAGGGTACATAACGGAAGCGATAGAGAAGTTAACCAAATTCGCTTTTTACCATTATGGTGCTAAGCGGGTCGAAATCCGCTGTGACCCTAAGAATATTGCCAGCAGACGGATTCCCGAGAAGCTGGGGTATACCTTTGAAGGAACTTTGCGGTATGACTGTCTAAGTGCAGATGGCAAGGAATTGCGGGATACCTCAATTTATGCAAAAACAACATACTAA
- a CDS encoding endonuclease Q family protein codes for MKEFYADLHIHIGRTRSGRAVKITGAKTLTFSNVLQVASERKGLDLIGIIDCHSPEIIEEIEAGIQDGEITEKIEGGLQYKNTTIIPGSEIEIYDQNCNGPIHVLAYFPTLKAMKEFSSWMSGHVKNITLSSQRIYCDGRTLQKMVKSLGGLFIPAHVFTPFKSLYGKGVRSSLTEVLDSELIDAIELGLSSDTEMVKDIEELESYVFVTNSDAHSLGKIAREYQKIQLEEPSFNELAKALQEKENRKVTVNYGLNPLLGKYHQTVCSGCLHQVLGDSEKCPECGNKSIIKGVSSRIKELSISKMNGRYGRERPPYIHQVPLDFIPGLGPKSMEKLLVAFGTEMNILHEVTLKQLMEIVPEKLAGYIDSARKGTLSFEVGGGGKYGKVKKES; via the coding sequence ATGAAAGAGTTTTACGCTGACCTCCATATCCATATTGGCAGAACGAGAAGCGGAAGGGCCGTGAAAATAACAGGTGCTAAAACGTTAACCTTCAGCAATGTGCTGCAAGTGGCAAGTGAAAGGAAGGGCCTTGATCTAATCGGGATAATCGATTGCCATTCTCCTGAAATTATCGAAGAGATCGAAGCGGGAATTCAGGATGGCGAAATCACGGAAAAGATTGAAGGCGGTCTTCAATACAAGAATACAACCATCATTCCAGGTTCGGAGATAGAAATCTATGATCAGAATTGTAATGGACCAATCCATGTCCTCGCCTATTTTCCCACTTTAAAAGCGATGAAGGAATTCTCATCATGGATGAGCGGCCATGTTAAAAATATCACATTAAGCTCGCAAAGGATTTATTGTGATGGAAGAACGTTACAAAAGATGGTGAAGTCATTGGGCGGCCTGTTTATCCCGGCACATGTTTTCACCCCATTTAAAAGCTTATACGGGAAAGGGGTGCGATCCAGTCTGACTGAAGTATTAGACTCGGAGCTAATTGATGCCATCGAACTTGGTTTAAGTTCAGATACAGAAATGGTCAAGGATATCGAAGAGTTGGAATCCTATGTATTCGTGACAAATTCTGATGCGCATTCGCTTGGGAAAATCGCTCGTGAATATCAAAAAATCCAGCTTGAAGAACCAAGTTTCAATGAGTTGGCAAAAGCCCTTCAAGAAAAAGAAAATCGAAAAGTAACCGTCAATTATGGTTTGAACCCCTTATTGGGAAAGTATCATCAAACCGTATGTTCAGGGTGTTTACACCAGGTATTGGGGGATAGTGAAAAATGTCCTGAGTGTGGTAATAAGTCCATTATAAAAGGGGTGTCATCCCGGATCAAAGAACTCTCCATTTCCAAAATGAACGGAAGATATGGGAGGGAAAGACCGCCATATATCCACCAAGTACCACTTGATTTCATCCCAGGCCTTGGACCTAAATCCATGGAAAAACTGCTGGTGGCATTTGGAACCGAGATGAATATCCTTCATGAAGTTACGCTTAAACAGCTCATGGAAATCGTTCCTGAAAAATTGGCGGGCTACATCGATTCTGCAAGGAAAGGGACGCTTTCTTTTGAAGTGGGGGGCGGAGGCAAGTATGGAAAGGTCAAAAAGGAAAGCTAA
- a CDS encoding NUDIX hydrolase, whose product MKKFEEKTLSSEKIFTGKVISLQVDDVELPDGKTGKREIVKHPGAVAIIALTAENKIIMVEQYRKALERSLVEIPAGKLEKGEEPVLSAKRELEEETGYECEKMEHIISFYTSPGFADELVHLYVAHNLKKKENAAPLDEDEFVEMMELTLEEAQTYMAEGKIQDAKTAYAVQYLMLKKATS is encoded by the coding sequence ATGAAAAAATTTGAAGAAAAAACGCTGTCTTCGGAAAAAATCTTCACAGGAAAGGTAATCAGCCTGCAAGTGGATGATGTAGAGCTTCCTGATGGGAAAACGGGTAAACGTGAAATAGTGAAACATCCGGGAGCAGTTGCCATCATAGCTCTTACGGCAGAAAATAAAATCATCATGGTTGAACAGTACCGTAAAGCGCTGGAGAGAAGTTTGGTGGAAATCCCTGCAGGAAAGCTGGAAAAAGGCGAAGAACCGGTCCTATCGGCAAAACGGGAGCTTGAAGAGGAGACAGGTTATGAATGCGAAAAAATGGAGCACATCATATCCTTCTATACATCCCCAGGTTTCGCCGATGAATTGGTTCACCTGTATGTGGCCCACAATTTGAAAAAGAAAGAAAATGCGGCCCCACTGGATGAAGATGAATTTGTCGAGATGATGGAACTCACGTTGGAGGAAGCCCAAACTTATATGGCTGAAGGAAAGATCCAGGATGCCAAAACGGCATATGCCGTTCAGTATCTGATGTTGAAAAAGGCGACATCATAA
- the mciZ gene encoding Z-ring formation inhibitor MciZ — protein sequence MKVYVLEKSVTLSGKSWEIIQKLKQLQNQYVYINDWIADIHHQVPPTPLQRIK from the coding sequence ATGAAGGTTTACGTATTGGAAAAAAGCGTTACTTTATCCGGAAAGAGTTGGGAAATCATTCAAAAACTAAAACAATTGCAAAATCAATATGTCTATATCAATGATTGGATTGCCGACATACACCATCAGGTGCCACCCACTCCTTTACAACGGATCAAGTGA
- a CDS encoding aldo/keto reductase yields MKKRKLGNSEMLVSEIGLGCMSLGTVENQASEIIHAALDEGINYFDTADLYDFGMNEEIVGKNLKSVRDKVYIATKVGNRWNENKDAWSWDPSGAYIKTAVKDSLKRLGTDYIDLYQLHGGTTSDNIEETAEAFEELKKEGYIRYYGISSIRPNVIKEFTEKSELDSVMMQYNLLDRRPEEWISLLANYQISIIARGPLAKGLLSEKMLKKANEDGYLDYSYHELKDLLPQIKDKLSDRKLNETALQYVLSHQSVATVVPGASSVQQLRENCQAANSSSLSKIELDILKQLTKANKYESHRE; encoded by the coding sequence ATGAAAAAACGCAAACTAGGGAATTCAGAAATGCTAGTATCTGAAATCGGGCTCGGATGCATGTCATTGGGGACTGTTGAAAATCAGGCATCCGAAATCATACATGCCGCTTTAGATGAAGGAATCAATTATTTTGATACTGCTGACTTATATGATTTCGGTATGAATGAAGAAATCGTCGGAAAGAATTTAAAATCGGTCCGCGATAAGGTATACATAGCCACCAAGGTTGGGAACCGTTGGAATGAAAATAAGGATGCCTGGAGCTGGGATCCATCTGGCGCTTATATTAAAACGGCAGTAAAAGATAGCTTAAAACGATTGGGCACTGATTATATCGACCTTTATCAGTTACATGGAGGCACCACTTCAGACAATATCGAAGAAACGGCAGAAGCATTTGAAGAGCTAAAAAAAGAAGGATATATCCGATATTATGGAATCTCCTCAATTCGTCCGAATGTAATCAAGGAATTCACTGAAAAGTCTGAGCTTGATTCCGTTATGATGCAGTATAATCTACTCGATCGCCGCCCAGAAGAGTGGATATCCCTTTTGGCCAACTATCAGATAAGCATCATCGCCCGCGGGCCGCTTGCTAAAGGGCTGCTTAGTGAGAAAATGCTTAAAAAGGCAAACGAGGATGGATACCTTGACTATAGCTATCACGAACTTAAAGATTTGCTTCCGCAAATAAAGGACAAACTTTCTGATAGGAAGCTTAATGAAACGGCGCTTCAATATGTTTTGTCCCATCAAAGCGTCGCTACCGTTGTACCAGGCGCAAGCTCGGTACAGCAACTCCGGGAAAACTGCCAGGCCGCTAACAGCTCCTCACTTTCCAAAATCGAGCTTGATATCCTGAAGCAGTTGACCAAAGCGAACAAATATGAAAGTCACCGGGAATAA
- a CDS encoding Ohr family peroxiredoxin, whose product MTKTLFTTSVTVDGGREGTAISADGNFTVDIAMPGTPRAKQMPEASNPEQLFAAGYAACFDSALQSVGKIEHISFDSKVTASVSLLMGEMHQYSLAVTLAVKGSGIDKETFETLVHKAHQMCPYSKAINGNVDVAFEIDVD is encoded by the coding sequence ATGACAAAAACATTATTTACAACGTCTGTAACAGTTGATGGCGGAAGAGAAGGAACGGCAATTTCTGCTGACGGCAACTTCACGGTTGATATTGCGATGCCTGGAACACCTAGGGCTAAACAGATGCCTGAAGCATCTAATCCGGAACAGCTTTTTGCAGCTGGATATGCTGCATGTTTTGATAGTGCTTTACAATCAGTTGGTAAAATTGAACACATTTCTTTCGATTCCAAAGTCACTGCAAGCGTCAGTCTTTTGATGGGTGAGATGCATCAGTACAGCTTGGCTGTAACTTTGGCTGTGAAGGGATCCGGGATTGATAAAGAGACATTTGAAACCCTTGTTCATAAAGCACATCAAATGTGTCCTTATTCAAAAGCAATCAATGGCAATGTGGACGTCGCCTTTGAAATAGATGTAGATTAA
- a CDS encoding MarR family winged helix-turn-helix transcriptional regulator: MKSKMLENQLCFLLYASSREMTKKYKPLLDKLEVTYPQYLVLLLLWEQDTLTVKKLGELLALDSGTLTPMLKRMEQNGLIVRERSIEDERSVMIKLTEKGLGLQEEACFIPDRISAISGEDKRVVEDLKASLLQLLKTLQEL, translated from the coding sequence ATGAAAAGCAAAATGTTGGAAAATCAATTATGTTTCCTTCTTTATGCAAGTTCAAGGGAAATGACGAAGAAATATAAACCTCTGCTTGATAAACTCGAAGTGACATATCCTCAATATCTCGTTCTTCTTCTACTATGGGAACAGGATACACTTACAGTAAAAAAGCTAGGGGAGCTGCTTGCCCTCGACTCAGGAACGCTTACCCCCATGCTGAAACGAATGGAGCAGAATGGCTTGATTGTCCGTGAACGTTCCATTGAAGATGAACGGTCTGTCATGATTAAGTTGACGGAAAAGGGACTTGGTTTACAGGAAGAGGCCTGTTTCATTCCCGATCGCATTTCGGCTATATCGGGTGAGGATAAGAGGGTGGTTGAAGATTTGAAAGCTTCGCTGCTCCAACTATTGAAAACATTACAGGAATTGTAG
- a CDS encoding YqkE family protein, which yields MKKKQPRNQNQSKNQDKDSSSLKLGDMINQDIMSQLRQKQKELNEAEQEKRAAEEERKREERKQREKNKSFEELLGESDMNWKNYK from the coding sequence ATGAAAAAGAAACAGCCGCGAAATCAAAATCAAAGCAAAAACCAAGATAAAGATTCATCATCATTGAAACTTGGTGATATGATCAATCAAGATATCATGTCCCAGCTTCGTCAAAAGCAAAAGGAACTGAATGAGGCTGAACAGGAGAAAAGGGCAGCGGAGGAAGAAAGAAAACGCGAAGAAAGAAAGCAGCGGGAGAAGAACAAATCATTCGAGGAGCTATTGGGTGAAAGCGATATGAACTGGAAGAACTATAAATAA